The Rhodobacter sp. CZR27 genome includes a window with the following:
- a CDS encoding response regulator: MSEPQAHLLVVDDDERIRGLLQKFLIRNGFLVSIARDAAQARRLLDGLEFDLIVLDVMMPGEDGVALTRSLRDDLATPILLLTARGETAHRIEGLEAGADDYLSKPFEPKELLLRINAILRRVPSARPEIGPKVLHLGDVRYDLERGELWRGTEPVRLTATEAALMRIFAAQPGEAVSREKLVGDLGRDDSQSQERAVDVQITRLRRKIEVDPRQPRYLQTVRGSGYMLAPD, encoded by the coding sequence TTGAGCGAGCCTCAGGCGCATCTGCTGGTGGTGGACGACGACGAACGGATCCGGGGCCTTCTGCAGAAGTTCCTGATCCGAAACGGCTTCCTCGTCTCGATCGCACGGGATGCCGCTCAGGCGCGGCGGCTTCTGGATGGGCTGGAGTTCGACCTGATCGTGCTCGACGTCATGATGCCGGGCGAGGATGGCGTGGCGCTGACCCGCTCGCTGCGCGACGATCTCGCCACGCCGATCCTGCTGCTGACCGCGCGCGGCGAGACTGCGCACCGCATCGAAGGGCTGGAGGCGGGGGCGGACGACTACCTCTCCAAGCCCTTCGAGCCGAAGGAGCTTTTGCTGCGCATCAACGCCATCCTGCGGCGGGTGCCCTCGGCCCGGCCGGAGATCGGCCCGAAGGTTCTGCATCTCGGCGATGTCCGCTATGATCTGGAACGCGGCGAGTTGTGGCGCGGCACCGAGCCGGTTCGCCTGACCGCGACCGAGGCGGCGCTGATGCGGATCTTCGCGGCCCAGCCCGGCGAGGCGGTGAGCCGCGAGAAGCTGGTGGGCGACCTTGGCCGCGACGACAGCCAGAGCCAGGAGCGGGCGGTGGACGTGCAGATCACGCGCCTGCGCCGGAAGATCGAGGTCGATCCCCGCCAGCCGCGCTATCTGCAGACCGTCCGCGGCTCGGGCTACATGCTCGCCCCGGACTGA
- a CDS encoding MarR family winged helix-turn-helix transcriptional regulator produces MAEGGPGPGGGESLLFLTDEQLRKGIEAMFFAYRGFTADPDRILEGLDYGRAHHRAMHFIHRSPGTTVNNLLSILGVTKQSLNRVLRTLIDDGLVESRVGRVDKRERHLYLTPKGTELERMLSDAQRARMRAAYRAAGPAAVQGFRQVLEAMMDPELRRQYQTLKEGGG; encoded by the coding sequence ATGGCCGAAGGGGGACCGGGACCGGGGGGAGGCGAATCGCTCCTGTTCCTGACCGACGAGCAGCTGAGGAAGGGGATCGAGGCGATGTTCTTCGCCTACCGCGGCTTTACCGCCGATCCCGACCGGATTCTCGAGGGGCTCGACTATGGCCGGGCGCACCACCGGGCGATGCACTTCATCCACCGCAGCCCGGGGACGACGGTAAACAACCTGCTCTCGATCCTGGGCGTCACCAAGCAGAGCCTGAACCGGGTGCTGAGGACGCTGATCGACGACGGTCTGGTGGAAAGCCGGGTCGGCCGAGTGGACAAGCGCGAGCGTCACCTTTACCTCACGCCCAAGGGGACCGAGCTGGAGCGCATGCTGTCCGATGCCCAGCGGGCGCGGATGCGCGCGGCCTATCGTGCGGCCGGTCCCGCGGCGGTGCAGGGGTTCCGGCAGGTGCTGGAGGCGATGATGGACCCGGAATTGCGCCGCCAGTATCAGACGCTGAAGGAGGGCGGGGGTTGA